A single genomic interval of Dromiciops gliroides isolate mDroGli1 chromosome 1, mDroGli1.pri, whole genome shotgun sequence harbors:
- the LOC122735577 gene encoding mucin-17-like isoform X25, giving the protein MEKLLQLVEGMHIEEMSSHQTLQPEPPRAQKRPLSPQAGLSSPKRKVVPRLEEKEPETVQGIDESKKEEKKKDIAGAGIERGASQAHSIRWPVESKNKYVHISLGDQDESPEFSQTGLALTETKLAATEMLSNTGDGATSSLSTRCSETKSVSAEIMHELSDDFSESEDSDTESLSSQCSDKRLTFIDIKSMATEILGESVETDKRAVSTKSELAGKGMLSESVAPDTGSSDSKCSDSKLAPPEGKATAKSVMPDHGSPDTNLLSSEPSETSTISLEDKAVPTKMLSEKVTPTTSGLSSQRSETRHDSPERKAVVSEVSESVSAAPSVSSDDGSETRCVSPERKPLVTEMSQTVSSDPSVSSESCESKCTSLESQSVATGKLSEAVAPDPSASSAEGLKTKRPSHKSKPVVTGELTESISPTSSILGSEESETRSVSPESKPLVSGRLSETVSPASSILASEDSETRGASPESKAIVGKMLSETLPRAPNVLTPECSEARCTSSESKPVVGELLSEKVSLPPVVLSSKCLETECAPAESKPVVSRTCSGTVSPVPKVLSTECSEARCLSSETKPVVTGMVSETRSLAPDVSCGECSDSVDIKPVVARIIPERLSPPISISSTEYSDAGYTSPERKPVVTGVAPGRLSPPISISSTEYSEASCASPEESKPIVSGLFPEVLSPAISISSEFSEGAYFCTDRKPIVAGTFSERLSLDTCASVSECSETSGTSPERKPIVAERVAARMSPAPIVLSSECSETSYASPERKPLVAGRYVERLSPSTSALYTEFSESSRFFSETRPAAAGEYSGRLSPDTGSFSSESSEASGASPERKPVIGRVYPGRLSPPISISSTEYSDPGGASPERKPIVSGLFSRRLSSPISISSTEYSDMGGASPERKPVISELLSERVRPVQTVLSSVCSDDRCISPETKPVVSGIFSGTLFSATSILASEGSESRCTSPENKPTVSGLFSETGSLPPDVLSTSCLDARCVSPGSKPVEGTMFSETLFSGTSILASEGSESRSISPENKPTVSGMFSETLFSGPSILASEGSGTRCTSPENKPVVTGMFSETLSPPPNIFSSESLDTRCISPENKPVVTGMFSETLSPPINIFSSESSDTRCVSPESKPVVTGLLSGRLSPPISISSTEYSDTECASPERKPVVGEMLSERLSPPISISSTEYSDTECASPERKPIVTGLFSERLPPTSSILPSLCSEIKFASIQNKPSVSGLFPEGLSPSTSFFTSQYSDTRCTSPDSKPVMARLFPQATSLLPSRYFETSDDSSESKAAETGRLSPCTSLFSSQSSETRFSSTERLPPISSLLPELVDPTTFILAAQCPGLRFASSENNPEGSAPSPEGLSPATGFVYPPSSETRAASSENNPEVSEVFSERLSPTTGIVSSLCFEKILASTGSKPVVSRMFSESMFPATGFLYPPESDPAVSGIFSERLSPATGIMSSLCFLTIFASTESKSIVSTVFSESVSPTTGIVSSLCFVIILASTESDLAIIGVFSEGLSPSTGITFRPCSETGAALTDSNSAGTGVFSGSLSPTGGITFPPCSETEAALTDSNSAGTGVFSGSLSPTAECLSPSTGITFPPCSETGAALTDSNPVGTGVVSEKPSPTAGITFPPCSEKGAALTDSNSAGTGVFSGSLSPTAECVSPSTGITFPPCSETGAALTDSGPVGTGVVSEKPSPTAGISFPPCLETGADSTGSDTTGIGMLSKSLSPTADISFPPCLETGADLTGSDTTGIGMLSKSLSPTAGISFPPCLETGADLTGSDTTGIGMLSKSLSPTADISFPPCLETGADSTGSDTTGIGMLSKSLSPTADISFPPCLETGADSTGSDTTGIGMLSKSLSPTADISFPPCLETGADLTGSDTTGIGMLSKSLSPTADISFPPCLETGADSTGSDTTGIGMLSKSLSPTADISFPPCLETGADLAGSDTTGIGMLSERLSPIADISFPPCLETGADLAGSDTTGIGMLSDRLSPTADISFPPCLETGADLTGSDTTGIGMLSERLSPTADEAAMRTALPDDN; this is encoded by the exons AAACTCCTCCAGCTGGTAGAAGGCATGCATATAGAGGAGATGTCTTCCCACCAGACGCTCCAGCCGGAGCCCCCCAGAGCTCAGAAGCGTCCCCTCTCACCACAGGctggcctgagctctcccaaaagGAAAGTTGTCCCTAGGTTGGAGGAGAAGGAGCCTGAGACTGTGCAAGGTATAGATGAGagtaagaaagaggagaaaaagaaagatattgcaggCGCTGGAATAGAGCGGGGAGCCTCACAAGCTCACTCTATCAGATGGCCGgtagaaagcaaaaataaatatgtgCACATCAGTTTGGGTGACCAAGATGAGAGCCCTGAGTTTTCTCAAACAGGATTAGCTTTAACAGAGACCAAGCTTGCGGCAACTGAAATGTTATCAAATACTGGGGATGGTGCTACAAGTAGCTTGTCTACTCGGTGTTCGGAAACAAAATCTGTTTCCGCAGAGATCATGCATGAATTAAGTGATGACTTTTCAGAGAGTGAGGATTCTGACACAGAGAGCTTGTCGTCTCAGTGTTCTGACAAAAGGCTTACTTTCATAGACATCAAGTCTATGGCAACTGAAATATTAGGAGAAAGTGTGGAGACTGATAAGAGGGCTGTTTCTACAAAAAGTGAGCTTGCCGGAAAGGGAATGTTGTCAGAGAGCGTGGCTCCTGACACAGGTAGCTCGGATTCTAAGTGTTCTGATTCGAAATTGGCTCCCCCCGAGGGAAAGGCTACGGCAAAGAGTGTAATGCCAGACCATGGGTCTCCTGATACAAATCTCTTGTCCTCTGAGCCTTCGGAAACTAGTACTATTTCCCTAGAGGACAAGGCTGTGCCAACCAAAATGTTATCAGAAAAGGTAACCCCCACCACAAGTGGTTTGTCTTCCCAGCGTTCAGAAACTAGGCATGATTCCCCCGAGAGAAAGGCTGTAGTATCTGAAGTGTCAGAGAGTGTGTCTGCAGCCCCCAGTGTGTCGTCTGATGACGGCTCGGAAACTAGATGTGTTTCCCCTGAGAGGAAGCCTCTAGTAACCGAAATGTCACAGACAGTGTCTTCTGACCCTAGTGTTTCGTCTGAGTCTTGTGAAAGTAAATGTACTTCCTTAGAAAGTCAATCTGTGGCAACAGGAAAGTTATCAGAGGCAGTGGCTCCTGACCCAAGTGCCTCATCTGCTGAGGGTCTGAAGACTAAACGTCCTTCCCATAAGAGCAAGCCTGTAGTAACTGGCGAGCTCACAGAGTCAATATCTCCAACCTCAAGTATCTTGGGCTCAGAGGAATCGGAGACTAGAAGTGTCTCCCCTGAGAGCAAACCCTTAGTAAGTGGAAGGCTCTCAGAGACAGTGTCTCCAGCCTCAAGCATCTTGGCCTCTGAGGATTCAGAGACAAGAGGTGCCTCCCCTGAGAGCAAGGCTATAGTAGGCAAAATGCTCTCAGAGACCTTGCCTAGAGCCCCAAATGTTTTGACTCCTGAATGTTCTGAGGCTAGATGCACTTCCTCTGAGAGCAAGCCAGTAGTAGGTGAATTGCTCTCAGAGAAAGTGTCTCTACCCCCAGTTGTCCTGTCTTCAAAATGTTTGGAGACTGAGTGTGCACCGGCAGAAAGCAAACCTGTTGTTAGTAGAACGTGCTCGGGGACAGTGTCacctgtcccaaaagtcttgtcTACTGAATGTTCTGAGGCTagatgcctttcctctgagaccaAGCCAGTAGTAACTGGAATGGTCTCAGAGACTAGGTCTCTAGCCCCAGATGTCTCGTGTGGTGAATGTTCGGATTCCGTAGACATCAAACCAGTAGTAGCTAGAATTATACCGGAAAGACTTTCACCACCCATAAGCATTTCATCCACAGAATATTCTGATGCTGGATATACTTCCCCAGAGAGGAAGCCAGTAGTAACTGGTGTGGCCCCTGGGAGACTATCTCCACCTATAAGCATTTCATCAACTGAATATTCGGAGGCAAGCTGTGCTTCCCCCGAGGAGAGCAAGCCCATAGTATCTGGCTTGTTCCCAGAAGTACTATCTCCAGCTATAAGTATCTCCTCCGAGTTTTCGGAGGGTGCCTATTTTTGCACAGATAGAAAGCCCATAGTAGCGGGCACGTTTTCAGAAAGACTGTCTCTGGACACTTGTGCCTCAGTCTCTGAATGTTCAGAGACTAGCGGTACTTCCCCAGAGAGGAAGCCCATAGTAGCAGAACGTGTAGCAGCAAGAATGTCACCAGCTCCAATTGTCTTGTCCTCTGAGTGTTCAGAGACAAGCTATGCTTCCCCAGAAAGGAAGCCATTAGTAGCTGGAAGGTACGTAGAAAGACTATCACCGTCCACAAGTGCCTTATACACGGAGTTTTCTGAGAGCAGCAGGTTTTTCTCAGAGACCAGACCTGCAGCAGCCGGAGAGTACTCAGGAAGGCTGTCTCCAGACACTGGTAGCTTTTCTTCAGAAAGTTCGGAGGCCAGCGGTGCTTCCCCGGAAAGGAAGCCTGTCATAGGGAGAGTGTACCCAGGGAGATTGTCACCGCCTATCAGCATCTCATCCACAGAATATTCCGATCCTGGAGGTGCTTCCCCTGAAAGGAAGCCTATAGTAAGTGGGCTGTTCTCAAGGAGACTGTCTTCTCCCATCAGCATTTCATCTACCGAATATTCTGATATGGGAGGTGCATCTCCTGAAAGGAAGCCTGTCATAAGTGAACTGTTGTCAGAAAGAGTTCGTCCAGTCCAAACTGTTTTGTCCAGTGTATGTTCTGATGATAGATGTATCTCCCCTGAAACTAAACCCGTTGTAAGTGGAATATTTTCAGGGACCCTGTTTTCAGCTACCAGCATCTTGGCCTCTGAGGGTTCAGAGTCTAGATGCACTTCCCCTGAGAACAAGCCCACAGTAAGTGGATTGTTCTCAGAGACAGGGTCTCTACCCCCGGATGTGTTGTCTACTTCGTGTTTAGATGCTAGATGTGTGTCTCCTGGAAGTAAACCCGTAGAAGGTACCATGTTTTCTGAAACCCTTTTTTCAGGGACAAGCATCTTGGCCTCCGAGGGTTCAGAATCTAGAAGTATTTCTCCAGAGAACAAGCCCACAGTTAGTGGGATGTTCTCAGAAACCCTCTTTTCAGGCCCAAGCATCTTGGCCTCTGAGGGTTCAGGGACCAGGTGCACGTCCCCAGAGAACAAACCAGTAGTAACTGGGATGTTCTCAGagaccctctccccacccccaaacatctTCTCCTCCGAAAGCTTGGACACTCGCTGCATTTCACCCGAGAACAAACCAGTTGTAACTGGGATGTTCTCAGAGACATTATCACCACCTATAAAcatcttttcttcagagagctcgGACACTAGGTGCGTTTCTCCAGAGAGCAAGCCAGTAGTAACTGGCTTGCTCTCAGGGAGACTCTCACCACCCATTAGCATTTCATCTACCGAATATTCTGACACTGAATGTGCTTCCCCTGAGAGGAAGCCGGTAGTAGGTGAAATGCTATCAGAGAGACTCTCACCACCCATTAGCATTTCATCCACCGAATATTCTGACACCGAATGTGCTTCCCCAGAAAGGAAGCCCATAGTGACTGGACTTTTTTCAGAAAGACTGCCTCCAACTTCAAGCATTCTCCCCTCCTTGTGTTCCGAAATAAAATTTGCTTCAATACAAAACAAGCCTTCAGTATCTGGACTATTTCCTGAAGGCTTGTCTCCATCTACAAGTTTCTTTACCTCTCAATATTCTGATACAAGATGTACCTCTCCTGACAGCAAACCTGTAATGGCCAGACTGTTTCCACAGGCCACGAGTCTCTTGCCTTCTCGGTATTTTGAGACCTCAGATGACTCTTCAGAAAGCAAGGCTGCAGAGACTGGAAGACTATCTCCATGCACAAGTCTCTTTTCTTCTCAGAGTTCTGAGACAAGATTTTCTTCTACTGAGAGGCTGCCTCCTATATCTAGCCTGTTACCAGAGCTTGTGGATCCTACCACATTTATCCTGGCTGCTCAGTGTCCTGGCTTAAGGTTTGCCTCATCAGAGAACAATCCTGAAGGATCTGCACCATCCCCAGAAGGGCTCTCCCCTGCGACAGGTTTTGTGTACCCTCCATCTTCTGAGACAAGAGCTGCTTCATCAGAGAACAATCCTGAAGTCTCTGAAGTGTTCTCAGAAAGATTGTCTCCGACAACAGGTATTGTGTCCTCTCTATGTTTTGAAAAAATACTTGCTTCCACAGGGAGCAAGCCTGTAGTATCCAGAATGTTCTCAGAGAGTATGTTTCCTGCCACAGGTTTCCTGTATCCTCCAGAAAGTGATCCTGCAGTATCTGGCATTTTCTCAGAAAGACTGTCTCCAGCAACAGGTATTATGTCCTCTCTATGTTTTCTGACAATATTTGCTTCCACAGAGAGCAAGTCTATAGTATCCACAGTGTTCTCAGAAAGCGTCTCTCCCACCACAGGTATTGTGTCTTCTCTATGTTTTGTCATAATCTTGGCTTCCACAGAGAGTGATCTTGCAATAATTGGAGTGTTCTCAGAGGGACTGTCTCCTTCCACAGGCATCACATTCCGTCCATGTTCAGAGACAGGAGCTGCTTTGACAGACAGCAATTCTGCAGGAACTGGAGTGTTTTCAGGGAGCCTGTCTCCTACAGGAG GTATCACATTCCCTCCATGTTCAGAGACAGAAGCTGCTTTGACAGACAGCAATTCTGCAGGAACTGGAGTGTTTTCAGGGAGCCTGTCTCCTACAGCAG AGTGTTTGTCTCCTTCCACAGGTATCACATTCCCTCCATGTTCAGAGACAGGAGCTGCTTTGACAGACAGCAATCCTGTAGGAACTGGAGTAGTGTCAGAAAAACCATCTCCTACAGCAG GTATCACATTCCCTCCATGTTCAGAGAAAGGAGCTGCTTTGACAGACAGCAATTCTGCAGGAACTGGAGTGTTTTCAGGGAGCCTGTCTCCTACAGCAG AGTGTGTGTCTCCTTCCACAGGTATCACATTCCCTCCATGTTCAGAGACAGGAGCTGCTTTGACAGACAGCGGTCCTGTAGGAACTGGAGTAGTGTCAGAAAAACCATCTCCTACAGCGG GTATCTCATTCCCTCCATGTTTGGAGACAGGTGCTGATTCAACAGGAAGTGATACCACAGGAATTGGAATGCTGTCAAAGAGTCTATCTCCTACAGCAG ATATCTCATTCCCTCCATGTTTGGAGACAGGTGCTGATTTAACAGGAAGTGATACCACAGGAATTGGAATGCTGTCAAAGAGTCTATCTCCTACAGCGG GTATCTCATTCCCTCCATGTTTGGAGACAGGTGCTGATTTAACAGGAAGTGATACCACAGGAATTGGAATGCTGTCAAAGAGTCTATCTCCTACAGCAG ATATCTCATTCCCTCCATGTTTGGAGACAGGTGCTGATTCAACAGGAAGTGATACCACAGGAATTGGAATGCTGTCAAAGAGTCTATCTCCTACAGCAG ATATCTCATTCCCTCCATGTTTGGAGACAGGTGCTGATTCAACAGGAAGTGATACCACAGGAATTGGAATGCTGTCAAAGAGTCTATCTCCTACAGCAG ATATCTCATTCCCTCCATGTTTGGAGACAGGTGCTGATTTAACAGGAAGTGATACCACAGGAATTGGAATGCTGTCAAAGAGTCTATCTCCTACAGCAG ATATCTCATTCCCTCCATGTTTGGAGACAGGTGCTGATTCAACAGGAAGTGATACCACAGGAATTGGAATGCTGTCAAAGAGTCTATCTCCTACAGCAG ATATCTCATTCCCTCCATGTTTGGAGACAGGTGCTGATTTAGCAGGAAGTGATACCACAGGAATTGGAATGCTTTCAGAGAGACTGTCTCCTATAGCAG ATATCTCATTCCCTCCATGTTTGGAGACAGGTGCTGATTTAGCAGGAAGTGATACCACAGGAATTGGAATGCTGTCAGACAGACTATCTCCTACAGCAG ATATCTCATTCCCTCCATGTTTGGAGACAGGTGCTGATTTAACAGGAAGTGATACCACAGGAATTGGAATGCTTTCAGAGAGACTGTCTCCTACAGCAG ATGAAGCAGCAATGCGGACAGCGCTACCTGACGATAATTAA